The bacterium genome includes a window with the following:
- a CDS encoding AMP-binding protein, whose protein sequence is MRPRFYNMARDCAGLYQDRPALFFEGEGLSHAWTHRDLARASDGVAAGLRKKGLKRGDRLVLALPNGPEFPAVFFGAIKAGAIPIPVSATLKPGEIAFLKKDSGARLVLSEPARARKFMSAPGPAVRVPRTRGDDPAFWLYTSGTEGRPKAVIHAHRSIPAHDARNRLWLDLKKHDVVFNTSALNWSYALTCGLADVLRRGVTSVVFSGRPEPERLLEVVRKRRVTIFLSVPGLFRRLTEYFEKRPASRRLFRSVRVCLSAGEKLPAEIRTRFRSATGLTIREGLGMTEHSVYLVQPKGRRVVEGSCGRPLPGHRVAILREDLSPTRPGEVGILASHRSCPGLMSGYHRGLKEGKAAFRKGWFLSGDLAYRDEQGNYFFIGRRDDVITAGGYRISPMEVENVLNRHPAVRGSAAVGVEIAPGKTVVRGHVILKKGRKGTGTLKKSVLDFARRNLAPYKAPREIVFETSLPRTSTGKLIRKRFRSA, encoded by the coding sequence TTGAGGCCCCGGTTCTACAACATGGCCCGGGATTGCGCCGGCCTGTATCAAGACCGACCCGCCCTTTTTTTCGAAGGGGAGGGGTTATCCCACGCGTGGACCCATCGCGACCTGGCGCGCGCGTCGGACGGCGTCGCCGCGGGGTTGCGGAAAAAGGGTCTCAAACGCGGCGATCGTCTGGTCCTCGCCCTCCCGAACGGGCCGGAATTCCCGGCGGTTTTCTTCGGGGCGATCAAGGCGGGGGCGATTCCTATTCCCGTTTCGGCGACGCTCAAGCCCGGCGAGATCGCCTTCCTCAAGAAGGACAGCGGGGCCCGGCTCGTCTTGAGCGAGCCGGCCCGGGCGCGAAAATTCATGAGCGCTCCCGGCCCGGCCGTTCGCGTCCCCCGAACGCGGGGGGACGATCCGGCCTTTTGGCTCTACACCAGCGGGACGGAAGGCCGGCCCAAGGCCGTCATCCACGCGCACCGGAGCATTCCGGCCCATGACGCGCGCAACCGGCTGTGGCTCGACCTGAAAAAGCACGACGTCGTCTTCAATACGAGCGCCTTGAACTGGAGCTACGCGCTGACATGCGGGCTCGCGGATGTCTTAAGGCGCGGGGTGACCTCCGTCGTCTTCTCGGGACGGCCCGAGCCGGAGCGGCTCCTGGAGGTCGTTCGCAAGAGGCGGGTGACGATCTTCCTGAGCGTGCCCGGCTTGTTCCGCCGTCTGACGGAATATTTCGAAAAGCGCCCCGCGTCGCGGCGTCTCTTCCGTTCCGTCCGAGTCTGCCTCTCCGCCGGCGAGAAGCTCCCGGCCGAGATCCGGACGCGATTTCGGAGCGCGACGGGGCTCACGATCCGGGAGGGACTGGGGATGACGGAGCACAGCGTCTATCTCGTCCAGCCCAAGGGCCGGCGCGTCGTCGAGGGCTCGTGCGGGCGGCCTCTCCCCGGGCATCGAGTCGCGATCCTTCGGGAGGACTTAAGCCCCACCCGGCCTGGGGAGGTCGGCATCCTCGCCTCGCACCGTTCGTGCCCGGGGCTCATGTCCGGGTATCACCGTGGCCTAAAGGAGGGGAAAGCGGCTTTCAGAAAGGGTTGGTTTCTTTCGGGCGACTTGGCTTACCGGGATGAGCAGGGGAACTACTTCTTCATCGGCCGCCGGGACGACGTGATCACCGCCGGCGGTTACCGGATCTCACCGATGGAGGTCGAGAACGTCCTGAACCGCCATCCGGCCGTGAGGGGATCGGCCGCCGTGGGGGTTGAGATCGCCCCCGGAAAGACCGTCGTGCGCGGCCATGTCATCTTGAAAAAAGGAAGGAAGGGCACGGGGACCCTTAAGAAGTCCGTGCTGGATTTCGCGCGGCGGAATCTGGCCCCTTACAAGGCGCCTCGCGAGATCGTCTTTGAGACATCCCTTCCCAGAACGTCGACAGGAAAACTGATCAGGAAAAGATTTCGTTCGGCTTGA
- the ndk gene encoding nucleoside-diphosphate kinase, with amino-acid sequence MARERTLSIIKPDGVAKNVIGECFARFEKGGLKIVATRMIKLSKEQAQEFYAVHKARPFYESLVHYMISGPVVVSVLEGDNAIAKNREIMGATDPKKADPGTIRRDFADSIDANVVHGSDAPETAKTEIAFFFKPNEIFS; translated from the coding sequence GTGGCTAGGGAAAGAACGCTCTCCATCATCAAGCCGGACGGCGTCGCCAAGAACGTCATCGGCGAGTGCTTCGCCCGCTTCGAAAAGGGCGGCCTCAAGATCGTCGCGACTCGGATGATCAAGCTCTCCAAGGAACAGGCTCAGGAATTTTACGCCGTTCACAAGGCCCGGCCCTTTTACGAATCCCTCGTCCACTACATGATCTCCGGCCCGGTCGTCGTCTCGGTTCTGGAAGGCGACAACGCGATCGCCAAGAATCGCGAAATCATGGGCGCGACCGATCCGAAAAAGGCCGATCCGGGAACGATCCGCCGTGATTTTGCCGACTCGATCGACGCCAACGTCGTCCACGGCTCGGACGCGCCGGAGACCGCGAAGACCGAGATCGCTTTCTTCTTCAAGCCGAACGAAATCTTTTCCTGA
- the sucD gene encoding succinate--CoA ligase subunit alpha — translation MSILVNKNTKVMTQGITGNTGQFHTRQCVAYGTQMVAGVTPGKGGQEFEGIPIFNSVKEAKAGTGATVSVIYVPPKFAAAAIKEAVDADLDLVVCITEGIPVVDMIQVKRYMDGKRTRLVGPNCPGVITPGECKIGIMPGHIHRPGKVGVVSRSGTLTYEAVDQVTRIGLGQSTCVGIGGDPVNGTNFIDVLKLFNEDPGTEAIVMIGEIGGSAEEEAADYIKKNVKKPVVGFIAGISAPPGKRMGHAGAIISGGKGTAAEKIKAMEAAGIRVSRTIAEIGKHLKEVYRG, via the coding sequence ATGTCCATCCTCGTCAATAAGAACACGAAGGTGATGACCCAAGGAATCACCGGCAACACCGGTCAGTTCCATACGCGCCAGTGCGTCGCGTACGGTACCCAGATGGTCGCCGGCGTCACGCCCGGCAAGGGCGGCCAGGAATTCGAGGGCATTCCGATCTTCAATTCCGTGAAGGAAGCGAAGGCCGGAACGGGCGCGACGGTCTCCGTCATCTATGTTCCGCCCAAGTTCGCCGCGGCGGCGATCAAGGAGGCCGTCGACGCGGACCTGGACCTGGTCGTCTGCATCACGGAGGGCATCCCCGTCGTCGACATGATCCAGGTCAAAAGGTACATGGACGGCAAAAGGACCCGGCTCGTCGGTCCCAACTGTCCTGGCGTCATCACGCCCGGCGAATGCAAGATCGGCATCATGCCGGGCCACATCCACCGCCCGGGAAAGGTGGGGGTCGTCAGCCGCTCGGGCACCCTGACATACGAGGCGGTCGATCAGGTGACGCGGATCGGGCTCGGACAATCCACCTGCGTGGGGATCGGCGGCGATCCGGTGAACGGCACGAACTTCATCGACGTCCTCAAACTCTTCAACGAGGACCCGGGCACCGAGGCGATCGTGATGATCGGCGAGATCGGCGGATCCGCGGAGGAAGAGGCGGCGGATTACATCAAGAAGAACGTGAAGAAGCCGGTCGTCGGCTTTATCGCGGGGATCTCCGCCCCTCCGGGGAAGCGTATGGGGCATGCGGGGGCCATCATCTCGGGCGGCAAGGGAACCGCGGCGGAGAAGATCAAGGCGATGGAGGCCGCGGGAATCAGGGTTTCGCGCACGATCGCCGAGATCGGAAAACATTTGAAGGAGGTCTATCGTGGCTAG
- a CDS encoding thermonuclease family protein yields MGRKTFFLAFFALWAASAAAGEATIQSCSDGDTCAVQVAGFAFKVRLIGVDAPEMGRRKGEGQPFAREAKDALNRMVAGKRLEIAQHGLDGYNRPLVTIRLEDGDMANERLVAAGLAEVYEGPSKYDTSRLRYLQDRAKSEGRGMWSLGSKYVSPYLYRKRARLSAEE; encoded by the coding sequence ATGGGACGCAAGACCTTCTTCCTCGCTTTTTTCGCCCTCTGGGCCGCCTCCGCCGCGGCCGGGGAGGCGACGATCCAATCGTGCAGCGACGGCGACACCTGCGCCGTTCAGGTCGCCGGATTCGCCTTCAAGGTGAGGCTGATCGGCGTGGACGCCCCGGAGATGGGACGCCGCAAAGGGGAGGGCCAGCCCTTCGCCCGAGAGGCGAAGGACGCCTTGAACCGGATGGTCGCCGGCAAGCGGCTCGAAATCGCTCAGCACGGCTTGGACGGCTACAATCGACCTCTGGTGACGATCCGTTTGGAAGACGGGGACATGGCCAACGAACGTCTCGTCGCCGCGGGCCTGGCGGAGGTCTACGAAGGGCCGTCGAAGTACGACACGTCCAGGCTTCGGTATTTGCAGGACCGTGCCAAGTCGGAGGGAAGAGGGATGTGGTCGTTGGGTTCGAAGTACGTCAGTCCCTACCTTTATCGAAAAAGGGCGCGTCTGTCGGCCGAAGAATGA
- the sdhB gene encoding succinate dehydrogenase iron-sulfur subunit produces the protein MSQTIYLKIRRRDAPNGEPYWEEFELPYRASMNVISCLMEIQKKPVNAKGKATTPVAWDAACLEEVCGSCTMVINGRVRQACSTLVDNLSQPITIEPMSKFSCIRDLRVDRTRMFEALKRVKAWVPIDGTHNLGPGPRMSPKEQQVGYELSRCMTCGCCLEACPQVNSHSDFIGPASISQARLFNKHPTGAMYADERIDALMGKGGIGDCGNAQMCVEVCPKEIPLTTSIAEMEWEATKRMFNRLLWK, from the coding sequence ATGTCCCAAACCATTTATCTAAAAATCAGACGCAGGGATGCCCCCAACGGCGAACCGTATTGGGAGGAGTTCGAGCTCCCTTACCGGGCCTCGATGAACGTGATCTCCTGCCTCATGGAGATCCAAAAGAAACCGGTCAACGCCAAGGGCAAGGCGACGACGCCGGTCGCTTGGGACGCCGCCTGCCTGGAAGAAGTCTGCGGCTCCTGCACGATGGTCATCAACGGCCGGGTCCGGCAGGCCTGTTCAACCCTCGTGGACAACCTCTCCCAGCCGATCACGATCGAGCCGATGAGCAAGTTTTCCTGCATCCGCGACCTGCGTGTCGACCGCACGAGGATGTTCGAGGCCCTGAAGCGCGTGAAGGCGTGGGTTCCCATCGACGGGACGCACAATCTGGGTCCGGGCCCCCGCATGAGCCCCAAGGAGCAGCAGGTCGGCTACGAGCTCTCCCGCTGCATGACCTGCGGCTGTTGTCTGGAGGCTTGTCCGCAGGTCAATTCGCACTCCGACTTCATCGGCCCGGCCTCCATCTCGCAGGCCCGCCTCTTCAACAAACATCCCACGGGCGCGATGTACGCCGACGAACGCATCGACGCCTTGATGGGCAAAGGGGGGATCGGGGACTGCGGCAACGCCCAAATGTGCGTGGAGGTCTGCCCGAAGGAAATTCCCCTCACCACGTCAATCGCTGAGATGGAGTGGGAGGCGACGAAGCGGATGTTCAACAGGCTGCTTTGGAAATAA
- the sdhA gene encoding succinate dehydrogenase flavoprotein subunit, which translates to MASPKIIVVGGGLAGLAAAMKIAEMGVSVDLFSVVPVRRSHSVCAQGGINAAVNTKGEGDSPAQHFDDSIYGGDFLANQTPVKNMCDAAPGIIYMLDRMGVMFNRTPEGLLDFRRFGGTLYNRTAFAGATTGQQLLYALDEQVRRFETEGKVNKFESWEFLSLVLDNQMVCRGITAINLDTMEVRAFRADAVILATGGPGLIYGKSTNSTICTGSAVSAAYQQGAFYGNGEFVQVHPTAVPGEDKLRLISESVRGEGGRVWVPKDGKPWYFLEEWYPKYGNLVPRDVATRAIFKVVYELKLGVDGRPQVYLDVSHIDPQKLQEKLGGVLEIYEKFVGQDPKKVPMRVFPAVHYSMGGLWIDFDHMSNIAGLFAAGECDYQYHGANRLGANSLVSCIYGGLVAGPAVIRYAKNLSKGADAVESSLYDEAVRREREINDRLLKSTGKTNPHHIHDELGDWMTENVTVIRYNAKLKKTDEKIEELLERYKDVSLSDTGGWSNRELVFARELQNMLELARVITLGAWRRNESRGAHYKPEFPERDDANWLKTTKARFRGPADEPEFSYEDVDIQYIKPRPRKYDMK; encoded by the coding sequence ATGGCGTCACCGAAAATCATCGTTGTGGGAGGCGGGCTGGCGGGATTGGCGGCGGCGATGAAGATCGCCGAGATGGGAGTCTCCGTCGATCTCTTCTCCGTCGTCCCGGTCCGGCGTTCGCATTCCGTCTGCGCCCAGGGCGGCATCAACGCCGCCGTCAACACCAAGGGCGAGGGAGACTCCCCCGCCCAGCATTTCGACGACTCGATCTACGGAGGCGACTTCCTGGCCAATCAGACGCCGGTCAAGAACATGTGCGACGCGGCGCCGGGCATCATCTACATGCTCGACCGCATGGGCGTCATGTTCAACCGGACACCCGAGGGACTCCTCGATTTCCGCCGCTTCGGCGGCACCCTCTACAACCGGACCGCCTTCGCGGGAGCGACCACCGGACAGCAGCTCCTGTACGCCCTTGACGAGCAGGTGCGGCGGTTCGAGACGGAAGGGAAGGTCAACAAATTCGAGAGTTGGGAGTTCCTGTCGCTCGTCTTGGACAATCAGATGGTCTGCCGCGGCATCACGGCCATCAACCTCGACACGATGGAGGTCCGCGCCTTCCGGGCGGACGCGGTCATACTGGCGACCGGAGGCCCGGGACTCATCTACGGCAAGAGCACAAACTCCACCATCTGCACGGGCAGCGCCGTTTCCGCCGCCTACCAGCAGGGGGCCTTTTACGGGAACGGGGAATTCGTCCAGGTCCATCCGACCGCCGTTCCCGGCGAGGACAAGCTACGGCTCATTTCCGAGTCGGTGCGGGGCGAAGGCGGGCGGGTGTGGGTCCCGAAGGACGGAAAGCCCTGGTACTTCCTGGAGGAGTGGTATCCCAAATACGGGAATCTCGTTCCCCGCGACGTCGCCACGCGCGCCATCTTCAAGGTCGTCTACGAGCTCAAACTGGGCGTCGACGGCCGCCCGCAGGTCTACCTCGACGTCTCGCACATCGACCCCCAAAAACTTCAGGAAAAGCTGGGCGGCGTTCTGGAGATCTATGAAAAGTTCGTCGGCCAAGACCCGAAGAAGGTCCCCATGCGCGTTTTCCCCGCCGTCCATTATTCCATGGGCGGGCTCTGGATCGACTTCGATCACATGTCGAACATCGCGGGACTCTTCGCCGCAGGCGAATGCGATTACCAATATCATGGCGCGAACCGCCTGGGCGCGAACTCCCTCGTTTCCTGCATCTACGGCGGCCTGGTGGCGGGGCCGGCGGTCATCCGTTACGCCAAGAATCTTTCGAAGGGAGCCGACGCGGTCGAGTCAAGCCTGTATGACGAAGCCGTGCGCCGCGAACGGGAGATCAATGACCGTCTGCTGAAGTCGACCGGCAAGACGAATCCCCACCACATCCACGACGAGCTCGGGGACTGGATGACGGAGAACGTGACGGTCATCCGTTACAACGCCAAGCTCAAGAAGACGGACGAAAAGATCGAGGAGCTCTTGGAGCGTTACAAGGACGTCTCGCTTTCGGACACGGGGGGCTGGTCCAACCGCGAGCTCGTCTTCGCGCGGGAGCTTCAGAACATGCTCGAGCTCGCGAGGGTCATCACCCTGGGCGCTTGGCGCCGGAACGAGAGCCGCGGCGCCCACTACAAGCCCGAGTTCCCGGAGCGCGATGACGCCAATTGGCTCAAAACCACGAAGGCCAGGTTCCGGGGACCCGCGGACGAACCGGAGTTCAGCTATGAGGACGTGGACATCCAGTACATCAAGCCGCGGCCAAGAAAATATGATATGAAATGA
- a CDS encoding succinate dehydrogenase: MDSTSFYLKRLMSFTGMLPVGGFLLQHLYGNSYIFQSDAAFNEHSHFLTHLPMVYLIEFGIIYLPILLHAALGVAIIYRGQNNFTSYGQYRNWMYFFQRLTGFLALVFIVTHSYTTRIQSVLGGYDFTAALMRQKLAVPYWFWFYVVGVLAAVFHFSNGLWSFLVTWGLTVGRKAQQATSALTMGIFVVIALWSVSILLKFV; encoded by the coding sequence ATGGATTCCACTTCGTTTTACCTCAAGCGACTGATGTCCTTCACCGGCATGTTGCCGGTCGGCGGCTTCCTTCTCCAGCATCTTTACGGGAACTCCTACATCTTCCAGTCCGATGCGGCGTTCAACGAGCATTCCCATTTTCTGACCCATCTGCCGATGGTCTACCTGATCGAATTCGGGATCATCTACCTGCCGATCCTTCTGCACGCCGCCTTGGGCGTCGCCATCATTTATCGGGGGCAGAACAACTTCACCAGCTATGGGCAGTACCGGAATTGGATGTATTTTTTCCAGAGGCTGACGGGTTTTCTGGCCCTGGTGTTCATCGTCACGCATTCGTACACGACGCGCATCCAATCGGTGCTCGGAGGCTATGATTTCACGGCCGCCCTCATGCGGCAAAAGCTCGCGGTCCCCTACTGGTTCTGGTTTTACGTCGTGGGCGTTCTCGCGGCCGTCTTTCACTTTTCGAACGGGCTTTGGAGTTTTCTTGTGACCTGGGGGCTGACGGTCGGACGCAAGGCGCAGCAGGCCACGTCCGCCCTCACGATGGGGATCTTCGTGGTCATAGCCCTTTGGAGCGTCTCGATCCTGTTGAAATTCGTCTAA
- the mdh gene encoding malate dehydrogenase, with translation MAKRAKIGLIGAGQIGGVLAQLAAQRELGDVALFDVVEGVPQGKALDILESGPVDGFDSRLKGTNSYEDLKGSDVVIVTAGVPRKPGMSRDDLLNTNVNIMKDVAANVKKYCEGAFVIVISNPLDAMVYTMQKITGFPTHKVIGMAGVLDSSRFRTFVAMELGVSVEDVTALVLGGHGDDMVPVPRYCTVNGIPITDLLSQEMIDAIIKRTQMAGGEIVNLLKTGSAFFSPAASALAMAESFLRDKKRVLPCAAYLNGEYGVKGYYMGVPTVIGANGAEKILELKFNEVEKKLFLESLDHVKKLVEQIKL, from the coding sequence ATGGCAAAACGAGCGAAGATCGGATTGATCGGCGCGGGCCAAATCGGCGGGGTCCTGGCCCAACTGGCCGCCCAGAGGGAGTTGGGCGACGTCGCCCTCTTCGACGTCGTCGAAGGCGTGCCCCAGGGGAAGGCCCTCGACATCCTGGAGAGCGGCCCCGTCGACGGATTCGATTCCCGCCTCAAAGGCACGAATTCCTACGAAGACCTGAAGGGTTCCGACGTCGTCATCGTCACCGCCGGCGTGCCGCGCAAGCCCGGGATGTCGCGCGACGACCTGCTCAACACCAACGTCAACATCATGAAGGACGTGGCCGCCAACGTGAAGAAGTACTGCGAAGGCGCCTTCGTCATCGTCATCTCCAACCCGCTCGACGCGATGGTCTACACAATGCAGAAGATCACCGGCTTTCCGACCCACAAGGTCATCGGCATGGCGGGCGTCCTGGATTCCTCACGATTCCGGACCTTCGTGGCGATGGAGCTGGGCGTGTCCGTCGAGGACGTGACGGCCTTGGTCCTCGGAGGCCACGGCGATGACATGGTGCCGGTACCGCGTTATTGCACGGTGAACGGGATCCCCATCACCGACCTCCTGTCCCAGGAGATGATCGACGCCATCATCAAGCGCACGCAGATGGCCGGGGGCGAGATCGTCAATCTGCTCAAGACCGGCAGCGCCTTTTTCTCCCCCGCCGCGTCCGCCCTCGCGATGGCGGAATCCTTCTTGAGAGACAAGAAGCGGGTCCTCCCCTGCGCGGCGTACCTGAACGGCGAATACGGCGTGAAGGGGTATTATATGGGCGTGCCGACGGTGATCGGAGCGAACGGGGCGGAGAAAATCCTGGAGCTAAAGTTCAACGAGGTCGAGAAGAAGCTCTTTTTGGAAAGCCTCGATCACGTGAAAAAACTTGTCGAACAGATTAAGCTCTAA
- a CDS encoding MFS transporter has protein sequence MTAPRQGLRTSLWVSSTYFAEGLPYMIVRFLSSVYFTDIGVREAYLGFLNFLGIPWNLKFLWAPLLDIFGTKRGWMLRIQLAITLAVLVLAGLAGLHSANGIPHITSAMAFLFVGLAFVAATNDIAIDAYYLEGLTDPSAQAAYSGLRVLAYRIAIIYARSVLVGIAGIANWFYGFGAGAATMLVLFCLHQAFSPRFEAEREKRTIGFREIRKNFVDSFLSYLERERIAVILCFVASYKLGDEILFSMNTPFLMRELGVAKTQLAWLAGFVGSFATIAGTLLGAWWIKKAGLKGSIWPITLLMNVNILAYIILSEGRPSAATLGGISLIAVIHAYENLAGGLGTAALMVYLMRLCSPTYKAAHFAIGTAIMSLGSTIVGGFGGILVEKIGYTNLFVLGFVAAVPSILLLYWVPLDEKGAG, from the coding sequence GTGACCGCCCCTCGACAGGGCCTCCGAACGTCCCTCTGGGTCTCGTCGACCTATTTCGCCGAGGGTCTCCCCTACATGATCGTGCGGTTTCTGTCCTCGGTCTACTTCACCGACATCGGCGTCCGCGAGGCTTACCTGGGATTTTTGAATTTCCTCGGCATCCCCTGGAACCTCAAATTCCTGTGGGCCCCCCTGCTGGATATTTTCGGGACCAAACGCGGCTGGATGCTCAGGATCCAGCTTGCGATCACCCTCGCCGTTCTTGTTCTCGCCGGCCTGGCCGGACTCCATTCGGCGAATGGGATTCCTCACATCACCTCGGCGATGGCCTTTCTTTTTGTGGGTTTGGCCTTCGTCGCGGCGACGAACGACATCGCCATCGACGCCTATTACCTCGAGGGCCTGACCGACCCGAGCGCTCAGGCCGCCTATTCGGGCTTGAGGGTCTTGGCGTACCGGATCGCCATCATCTATGCCCGGAGCGTCCTGGTGGGCATCGCGGGCATCGCCAACTGGTTCTACGGTTTCGGGGCCGGGGCCGCCACGATGCTCGTCTTATTCTGCCTTCACCAGGCCTTCTCCCCGCGGTTCGAGGCCGAGCGGGAGAAAAGGACGATCGGATTCCGGGAAATCCGAAAGAATTTTGTCGACTCGTTTCTCTCTTATCTCGAGCGCGAGCGCATCGCCGTCATCCTGTGCTTTGTCGCGTCCTATAAGCTGGGGGATGAAATCCTCTTCTCCATGAACACGCCGTTTCTGATGAGGGAACTGGGCGTCGCCAAGACCCAGCTCGCCTGGCTCGCCGGTTTCGTCGGATCGTTCGCAACGATCGCGGGGACGTTGTTGGGCGCCTGGTGGATCAAGAAGGCGGGTCTCAAGGGATCGATCTGGCCGATCACGCTGCTCATGAACGTCAATATCCTGGCCTATATCATCCTGTCCGAAGGAAGGCCGTCCGCGGCGACCCTCGGGGGGATTTCCCTGATCGCCGTCATCCACGCCTACGAAAACCTCGCCGGAGGCCTCGGAACGGCGGCCCTGATGGTTTACCTGATGCGTCTCTGCAGCCCCACCTACAAGGCGGCCCACTTCGCCATCGGGACGGCGATCATGAGCCTCGGGTCGACGATCGTCGGTGGATTTGGAGGCATCCTCGTGGAGAAAATCGGCTATACGAACCTTTTCGTCCTGGGCTTTGTCGCCGCGGTCCCATCGATCCTGTTGCTCTACTGGGTCCCCCTGGATGAAAAAGGGGCGGGCTAA